From one Esox lucius isolate fEsoLuc1 chromosome 11, fEsoLuc1.pri, whole genome shotgun sequence genomic stretch:
- the kank2 gene encoding KN motif and ankyrin repeat domain-containing protein 2: MAQVLHMDPGFPGGKLTPSGPPSLHGKEQEAPYSVETPYGYRLDLDFLKYVNDIEKGNTIKRVPVQRRSRYGSLPRGYGYTGSWWTSTESLCSNTSQDSRHSSFSYCAPGYHPHGSHSQRPNFSTARVEKTLLDARRKLEEEKEGAPRRFSSTLGSMHNSVAGSTTSLSSAHSYNRTHGGGTGSFTPVSSGLSTPVSPTPAHLQHVREQMAVALRKIRELEEQVKTIPVLQVKISVLQEEKRQLSVQLKSQKFLGHTMGFGRSARSRGELYIDIPEEEVRPGGAPPTKASAGPLSPTTPTSPGDAPPTKASTGPLSPTTPTSPGGSRLQTDSGCEIEDTVIVGGARPAGRREVRTIGVGPEEARDSRQVGVGVKEQDLGLMSETEALKCQVGRLEGQLKRTMQELQAVQQQAQAPQADHPVRATSLTWQDPQGRSLQTVVSFTQPPHRQEQRTVGIQVYTLEQPATVVGVGTLLRAEGCRSPSLPPGGPVLEGRHVGQPQASGPEDAPVELPIAISSKQVREVLRSELSTSVPVTNPAIAMDTVGNQMALMHLKEGETHQHIAMESVQSQEDLSKPAAAASPQAALRSIMKRKASGEPGSPSTKKNLQFIGVNGGYESTSSEDSSSESSEESDASEYHEAAEKLPSTAAEATSATQHQQAAAVSDTEAPPPTTGVQPPACQPAPVQGNHQSGVTDTGLPQAAKQSPAMETGVQKCASQPPASCPATTGSASLTPANDCVTQERTVNSSVPYQILQRSDTSNTEHAPPEHSTVQSVATSCTPPKPPRCQPDVTDPNGKMNVTQSNTTPITVQKDAIQSQTTDFAPEHWPTPSPASGQSCQPGIIQSSASTTTPEKPPRATASANQDSRLVLSESLKESLHALQKALGEPNAFSQQGARTAYTAVLQEWLRVSCHKAADVAVVKAYMDSFSSVSPQLLEFVVNMADGNGNTALHYTVSHSNFPVVKLLLDTGLCNADKQNKAGYTAIMLTALAAFHSDNDLHTVLQLLRTGDVNAKASQAGQTALMLAVSHGRGDMVRALLTCGAQVNIRDDDGSTALMCACEHGHVDIVRQLLSVPGCDATLADNDGSSALSIALEASHNDIAVLLYAHLNFAKPPSPVSPKSPLLGSSPPSGETK; this comes from the exons ATGGCTCAGGTGCTGCACATGGACCCAGGCTTCCCAGGAG GGAAGCTTACCCCATCCGGTCCCCCCTCACTTCATGGGAAGGAGCAGGAGGCGCCCTACTCCGTGGAGACCCCCTATGGCTATCGTCTGGACCTGGACTTCCTCAAGTATGTAAATGACATTGAGAAGGGAAACACCATCAAGAGGGTGCCCGTCCAGCGTCGTTCGCGCTATGGGTCTCTCCCACGGGGCTACGGGTACACAGGCTCCTGGTGGACCTCCACAGAGTCCCTCTGCTCCAACACCAGCCAGGACAGCCGGCACTCCTCCTTCTCCTACTGCGCCCCGGGCTACCACCCACACGGCTCCCACTCCCAGAGGCCCAACTTCAGCACGGCCCGGGTGGAGAAAACCCTGCTGGATGCCCGGAGAaagctggaggaggagaaagagggggccCCGAGGAGGTTCTCCAGCACGCTGGGCAGCATGCACAACAGCGTGGCAGGATCCACCACCTCCCTGAGCAGCGCCCACAGCTACAATCGCACCCATGGAGGAGGAACGGGCTCCTTCACCCCCGTGAGCTCCGGCCTGTCCACGCCTGTGTCGCCCACACCGGCCCACCTGCAGCATGTCAGAGAGCAGATGGCGGTGGCCCTCAGGAAGATCCGGGAACTTGAGGAGCAGGTTAAGACCATCCCTGTGCTCCAGGTGAAGATATCTGTGCTACAGGAGGAGAAGAGACAACTCAGTGTCCAGCTCAAGAGCCAGAAGTTTCTGGGACATACCATGGGCTTTGGGAGGTCGGCCCGGTCCAGGGGGGAGCTCTACATCGACATCCCAGAGGAGGAGGTGCGCCCTGGGGGTGCACCCCCCACCAAGGCTTCGGCAGGCCCTCTGTCCCCCACCACTCCAACCAGCCCTGGGGATGCACCCCCGACCAAGGCTTCAACAGGCCCTCTGTCCCCCACCACTCCAACCAGCCCCGGGGGGTCGCGGCTTCAGACAGACTCAGGCTGTGAGATCGAGGATACCGTCATCGTGGGCGGGGCACGGCCGGCAGGGCGGAGGGAGGTGCGTACCATCGGGGTGGGGCCAGAGGAGGCGAGGGACAGCCGGCAGGTGGGAGTCGGGGTGAAGGAGCAGGACCTGGGGCTGATGAGCGAGACAGAGGCCCTGAAGTGCCAGGTGGGCCGGCTGGAGGGCCAGCTGAAGAGGACGATGCAGGAGCTGCAGGCTGTCCAGCAGCAGGCCCAGGCCCCCCAGGCCGACCACCCGGTCAGGGCCACCAGTCTGACCTGGCAGGACCCGCAGGGACGCAGTCTGCAGACGGTGGTCAGCTTTACACAGCCGCCCCATCGCCAGGAGCAGAGGACTGTGGGAATCCAAGTTTACACACTGGAACAGCCGGCCACTGTGGTGGGGGTGGGCACGTTGCTCCGGGCAGAGGGGTGCCGGTCCCCCTCTCTACCCCCAGGCGGTCCAGTCCTGGAGGGACGCCACGTAGGACAGCCACAGGCCTCGGGCCCCGAGG aTGCACCTGTCGAGCTTCCCATCGCCATTTCCTCCAAGCAGGTTCGAGAGGTCTTGAGAAGTGAGTTGTCCACCTCTGTGCCTGTCACTAATCCTGCCATCGCCATGGATACAGTTGGTAATCAGATGGCTTTAATGCATCTGAAGGAAGGAGAGACACACCAGCACATTGCCATGGAGAGCGTCCAGTCTCAGGAAGACCTATCCAAACCAG CTGCAGCAGCATCTCCTCAGGCCGCCCTGAGGTCCATTATGAAACGCAAAGCCAGCGGAGAACCTGGCTCTCCGTCGACCAAGAAGAACCTCCAGTTCATTGGAGTCAATGGAGG GTATGAGTCCACCTCCTCAGAGGACAGTAGCAGTGAGAGTTCAGAGGAGAGCGATGCCAGTGAATACCATGAGGCCGCAGAGAAACTTCCGTCGACAGCAGCAGAGGCTACATCAGCAACTCAGCACCAGCAAGCAGCCGCAGTCTCCGACACAGAGGCTCCGCCCCCCACTACCGGTGTCCAACCCCCGGCCTGCCAACCTGCCCCCGTCCAAGGCAACCACCAATCAGGAGTCACAGACACAGGACTACCGCAGGCAGCCAAACAATCCCCAGCCATGGAGACTGGCGTGCAGAAATGTGCCTCTCAGCCGCCGGCCTCTTGTCCTGCCACCACAGGGAGTGCCAGCCTCACCCCGGCCAATGACTGTGTAACTCAGGAGAGAACTGTCAATTCATCCGTCCCGTACCAAATTCTTCAGAGAAGTGACACTAGCAATACTGAACACGCTCCACCTGAGCATAGCACTGTCCAATCTGTAGCTACTAGTTGCACACCCCCCAAGCCACCCAGATGCCAACCAGATGTCACCGACCCTAATGGAAAGATGAATGTTACCCAATCAAATACCACTCCTATCACCGTTCAGAAAGATGCCATCCAATCACAAACTACTGACTTCGCTCCTGAGCATTGGCCCACTCCTTCCCCAGCAAGTGGGCAAAGTTGCCAGCCAGGGATAATCCAATCATCTGCCTCGACGACGACACCTGAAAAACCCCCACGTGCTACTGCGTCAGCCAATCAAGACTCCAG ACTAGTGTTGAGTGAGAGCCTGAAGGAATCCCTCCATGCCCTGCAGAAAGCCCTGGGTGAACCAAATGCCTTCAGCCAGCAGGGGGCG AGGACGGCCTACACCGCGGTGCTCCAGGAGTGGCTGCGCGTGTCCTGTCACAAGGCGGCCGACGTGGCCGTGGTCAAGGCCTACATGGACAGCTTCTCCTCCGTCTCCCCTCAGCTGCTGGAGTTCGTGGTCAACATGGCCGACGGCAACGGCAACACGGCTCTGCACTACACCGTCTCCCACTCCAACTTCCCTGTGGTCAAGCTTCTGCTGGACACTG GCCTGTGCAACGCTGACAAGCAGAACAAGGCTGGCTACACAGCCATCATGCTGACAGCTCTGGCTGCCTTCCATTCTGACAATGACCTTCACACTGTCCTGCAGCTGCTGCGCACAGGAGACGTCAATGCCAAAGCTAGCCAG GCGGGCCAAACAGCACTGATGCTAGCGGTGAGTCACGGACGGGGGGACATGGTACGGGCACTGCTCACCTGTGGCGCGCAGGTCAACATCCGCGATGACGACGGCTCCACGGCGCTCATGTGCGCCTGCGAGCACGGACACGTCGACATCGTTCGCCAGCTGCTTTCTGTGCCGGGCTGTGATGCCACCCTCGCTGATAAC